A window of the Parabacteroides merdae ATCC 43184 genome harbors these coding sequences:
- a CDS encoding pyridoxal phosphate-dependent aminotransferase, whose translation MQKENKVYNITPANRVGSVQEYYFSRKLKEVAEMNAAGKNVINLGIGSPDLPPSEQTIETLCEHARKPNEHGYQPYVGIPELRKGFADWYKKWYDVDLDPKTEIQPLIGSKEGILHISLAFLNPGDGVLVPNPGYPTYSSVSKLVEANLIPYKLKEELGWQPDFEELEKMDLSNVKLMWTNYPNMPTGANASMELYEKLVAFGKKHGIIICNDNPYSFILNEHPLSILAVPGAKDICIEMNSMSKAHNMPGWRMAMLASNAQFVQWVLKVKSNIDSGQFKPMQYAAVEALSAPKEWYDNMNRVYRSRRDLAGQIMHTLGCEYDEKQVGMFLWGKIPAGAEGSEAIADRVLYEANVFLTPGFIFGNLGERYIRISLCCKNETLEEALKRIKKIYDL comes from the coding sequence AGAAGGAAAACAAAGTGTATAACATTACCCCCGCTAATCGCGTAGGTAGCGTACAGGAATACTACTTTTCCAGGAAACTGAAAGAAGTAGCCGAAATGAACGCCGCTGGTAAAAATGTGATCAACCTCGGCATTGGCAGTCCCGATCTTCCCCCTTCGGAACAGACAATCGAGACATTGTGTGAACATGCTCGTAAGCCGAACGAACATGGTTATCAGCCGTATGTAGGTATTCCTGAACTGCGTAAAGGATTCGCCGATTGGTATAAGAAATGGTATGACGTGGATCTTGATCCGAAAACAGAGATCCAACCGCTGATCGGTTCCAAAGAGGGAATCCTGCACATATCGCTGGCATTCTTGAATCCGGGCGATGGCGTGCTGGTTCCCAACCCCGGCTATCCGACCTATAGTTCGGTTAGCAAACTGGTTGAAGCCAATCTGATCCCTTACAAACTGAAAGAAGAATTAGGCTGGCAACCGGACTTCGAAGAACTGGAAAAAATGGATCTCTCGAACGTCAAACTGATGTGGACCAACTACCCCAATATGCCGACAGGAGCTAATGCCAGCATGGAACTGTACGAAAAACTGGTCGCTTTCGGAAAGAAGCACGGAATCATCATTTGCAACGACAACCCGTATAGTTTCATTCTGAACGAACATCCGCTAAGCATCCTGGCCGTACCGGGAGCCAAAGACATCTGTATAGAAATGAACTCCATGAGTAAAGCGCACAATATGCCAGGCTGGCGTATGGCAATGCTCGCTTCCAATGCCCAATTCGTACAGTGGGTCCTGAAAGTAAAAAGCAATATCGATTCCGGACAGTTCAAGCCGATGCAATATGCGGCCGTCGAAGCATTGAGCGCACCGAAGGAATGGTATGACAATATGAACCGTGTATACCGCAGTCGCCGTGATCTCGCCGGACAGATCATGCACACGTTGGGATGCGAATACGACGAAAAGCAGGTAGGTATGTTCCTTTGGGGGAAAATCCCAGCCGGAGCAGAAGGCAGCGAAGCAATAGCCGACAGAGTCCTGTACGAAGCCAACGTATTTCTAACGCCGGGATTTATCTTTGGCAACCTGGGCGAACGTTACATCCGTATCTCGCTCTGCTGTAAAAACGAGACATTGGAAGAAGCTTTGAAGAGAATAAAAAAGATTTATGATTTATAG
- a CDS encoding DNA topoisomerase 3 has product MKVCIAEKPSVAREIAEVLGATKKMNGYIEGNGYQVTWTFGHLCTLKEPNDYSENWKRWSLASLPMIPPRFGIKLISNPTYEQQFKTIEELMQNAEMVINCGDAGQEGELIQRWVMQKAGCKCPVYRLWISSLTEEAIREGFQHLKEQSDFTKLYEAGLSRAIGDWLLGMNATRLYTLRYGQNRQVLSIGRVQTPTLALIVNRQAEIDNFKPEPYWELKTVYRNTTFSVTKGKFTKKEEGEAFLEIVRQKEFTVTDISEKKGKEYAPRLFDLTSLQVECNKKFAFTADDTLKLIQSLYEKKVTTYPRVDTTFLSDDIYPKVPNTLNGLVDYIDLTASLLKAKIRKDKRVFDNSKVTDHHAIIPTGVPARNLTDNERKVYDLVVRRFIAAFYPDCEISTTTVLGKVDKVDFKVTGKQILKPGWRVVFGAEQKDSDAEPSDEEGVLPDFVKGESGPHKPTLGEKWTQPPKPYTEATLLRAMETAGKLVDNDELRDALKENGIGRPSTRAAIIETLFKRNYIRKERKNLFPTATGVELIDTIQEELLKSAELTGLWEKKLRQIERGTYEARTFLEELKLMVHQVVINVLSDQTGRTITIEQAAPEKPQAEKEPKGKKTRKPRAKKEKTAGQPESTTVPAKPVCPICKKGSILRGKTAYGCSEYKDGCTFRMDYATYGEGLSDEELVKVISGIRKD; this is encoded by the coding sequence ATGAAGGTATGTATAGCTGAAAAGCCCAGTGTAGCACGCGAAATTGCAGAAGTTCTCGGGGCAACCAAAAAGATGAACGGGTATATTGAAGGAAACGGGTATCAGGTAACCTGGACTTTCGGACATCTGTGCACTCTCAAAGAGCCCAATGATTATTCAGAGAACTGGAAACGATGGAGTCTAGCTTCCCTCCCAATGATCCCGCCTCGATTCGGGATCAAGTTGATCAGCAACCCGACATACGAACAGCAATTCAAAACAATCGAAGAACTGATGCAGAATGCCGAAATGGTTATCAACTGCGGAGATGCCGGCCAGGAAGGAGAACTGATCCAGCGTTGGGTGATGCAAAAGGCTGGCTGTAAATGCCCGGTCTACCGCCTATGGATATCTTCGTTGACAGAAGAAGCGATCCGCGAAGGTTTTCAACATTTGAAAGAACAGTCCGACTTCACCAAGTTATACGAAGCCGGTCTTTCCCGCGCCATCGGTGACTGGCTGTTAGGAATGAACGCAACGCGCCTTTATACGCTCCGCTACGGACAAAATCGGCAAGTGCTTTCCATCGGACGAGTACAGACACCTACCCTTGCACTCATCGTAAACCGACAAGCCGAAATAGACAACTTTAAGCCGGAACCTTATTGGGAACTGAAAACAGTTTACCGAAACACTACTTTCTCGGTTACCAAAGGCAAATTCACGAAGAAAGAGGAAGGAGAAGCTTTCCTGGAAATAGTCCGGCAAAAAGAATTCACCGTCACCGACATATCAGAAAAGAAAGGGAAGGAATATGCTCCCCGCCTTTTCGACCTGACTTCGTTGCAGGTGGAATGTAATAAAAAATTTGCTTTCACGGCTGACGATACATTGAAGCTGATCCAGTCGCTATACGAAAAGAAAGTGACAACCTACCCGCGTGTCGACACCACTTTTCTAAGTGACGATATCTATCCTAAAGTTCCCAACACACTTAACGGCCTGGTTGACTATATCGACCTGACGGCCTCGCTGTTGAAAGCGAAAATACGGAAAGACAAACGTGTATTCGACAACTCGAAGGTGACAGACCACCATGCCATCATCCCGACCGGTGTACCAGCACGTAACCTGACGGACAACGAACGGAAGGTGTACGACCTGGTGGTCCGCCGTTTCATCGCAGCTTTTTACCCAGACTGCGAAATCTCGACTACTACGGTATTGGGTAAAGTCGACAAAGTAGATTTCAAGGTAACAGGCAAACAGATACTGAAACCGGGATGGCGCGTTGTGTTCGGAGCAGAGCAGAAAGACTCGGACGCCGAACCGTCAGATGAAGAAGGCGTACTGCCGGATTTCGTAAAAGGAGAAAGTGGCCCCCACAAACCGACATTAGGCGAAAAATGGACACAGCCGCCCAAACCCTACACCGAAGCGACATTGCTCCGCGCCATGGAAACAGCCGGTAAACTTGTGGACAATGACGAATTGAGAGACGCATTGAAGGAAAACGGTATAGGCCGTCCTTCCACCCGCGCCGCCATCATCGAGACTTTATTCAAACGCAATTATATCCGCAAGGAACGCAAGAACCTGTTTCCTACAGCTACCGGTGTGGAACTCATCGACACGATACAGGAAGAGCTGCTGAAAAGCGCCGAACTGACCGGTCTTTGGGAAAAGAAACTACGACAAATCGAACGGGGCACCTACGAAGCCCGTACTTTTTTGGAAGAGCTTAAGCTGATGGTCCATCAAGTAGTGATCAACGTCCTCTCCGACCAGACCGGACGCACCATCACAATCGAGCAGGCTGCTCCGGAGAAGCCCCAAGCCGAAAAGGAGCCGAAAGGGAAAAAAACGCGCAAACCGCGTGCCAAGAAGGAAAAGACTGCCGGTCAACCGGAATCAACAACCGTTCCTGCAAAGCCGGTATGCCCGATTTGTAAGAAAGGTAGCATCCTGCGTGGGAAAACGGCTTACGGCTGTTCCGAATATAAAGATGGTTGTACTTTCCGCATGGATTACGCCACCTACGGCGAAGGATTGTCGGATGAGGAATTAGTGAAGGTGATCAGTGGAATCAGAAAGGATTAA
- a CDS encoding phosphoribosylaminoimidazolecarboxamide formyltransferase, producing MAKELELKYGCNPNQKPSRIFMQQGELPIEVLNGRPGYINFLDAFNSWQLVKELKEATGLPAAASFKHVSPAGAAVGIEMNDTLKKIYFVDDLPLTPLATAYARARGADRMSSYGDFIALSDICDEATARLINREVSDGVIAPDYTLEALEILKNKRKGTYNIIKIDPDYCPAPIEHKDVFGITFEQGRNEIKLDENLLTNIPTLNKNFPDEAKRDLIIALITLKYTQSNSVCYVKDGQAIGIGAGQQSRIHCTRLAGNKADIWYLRQHPKVMNLPWIEKIRRADRDNTIDVYISDDHEDVLADGIWQRFFTEKPEILTREEKRAWLDTLKGVSLGSDAFFPFGDNIERAHKSGVDYIAQAGGSVRDDHVIDTCDKYGIAMAFTGVRLFHH from the coding sequence ATGGCAAAAGAATTAGAACTCAAGTACGGCTGTAACCCCAACCAGAAGCCGTCGCGCATTTTCATGCAGCAAGGGGAGCTGCCCATAGAAGTCTTGAACGGACGTCCCGGATATATCAACTTCCTGGATGCTTTCAACAGCTGGCAATTAGTAAAAGAACTGAAAGAAGCAACCGGACTGCCCGCCGCCGCTTCCTTCAAGCACGTAAGTCCGGCAGGAGCCGCCGTAGGTATCGAGATGAACGATACGTTGAAGAAAATCTATTTTGTGGACGATCTTCCACTCACTCCGCTTGCAACCGCCTATGCTCGCGCCCGCGGTGCCGACCGTATGTCGTCCTACGGCGACTTCATCGCACTCAGCGACATATGCGACGAAGCGACTGCACGCCTCATCAACCGCGAAGTTTCCGATGGCGTCATTGCTCCCGACTATACGTTGGAAGCGCTTGAAATCTTGAAAAATAAACGGAAAGGCACTTATAATATCATCAAAATCGATCCAGACTACTGCCCCGCTCCTATCGAACACAAAGATGTTTTCGGCATCACATTCGAACAGGGACGTAACGAGATCAAATTAGACGAAAACCTGCTAACCAACATCCCGACCCTGAACAAAAATTTCCCAGACGAAGCGAAACGCGACCTGATCATCGCCCTTATCACACTGAAATATACGCAGAGCAACTCAGTCTGCTACGTTAAGGACGGACAGGCCATCGGTATCGGTGCCGGCCAGCAAAGCCGTATCCACTGTACCCGTCTGGCGGGCAACAAGGCAGATATCTGGTACTTACGCCAGCATCCGAAAGTAATGAATCTGCCTTGGATCGAGAAGATCCGTCGTGCAGACCGAGACAACACGATCGACGTCTACATCAGCGATGACCACGAAGATGTTTTGGCCGACGGTATCTGGCAACGGTTTTTCACTGAAAAACCGGAAATCCTGACACGCGAAGAAAAACGTGCCTGGCTGGACACACTTAAAGGCGTTTCATTGGGCTCCGACGCCTTTTTCCCCTTCGGTGACAATATCGAACGAGCACACAAAAGCGGCGTAGATTATATCGCACAGGCAGGCGGTTCCGTCCGTGACGATCATGTGATCGACACGTGTGACAAATACGGCATCGCAATGGCATTCACAGGTGTACGGTTGTTTCACCATTAA
- a CDS encoding NUDIX hydrolase has translation MKEEWFPLVDEKGETIGKATRKECHNGSKMLHPVVHLHIFNKAGDLYLQKRSINKDIQPGKWDTAVGGHIDYGETVEDALHREVREELGITDFIPQFITRYVFESAIEKELVNTYRTIYDGPVIPDPSELDGGRFWSPSEILENMGKGIFTPNFEDEYKRLFM, from the coding sequence ATGAAAGAAGAATGGTTCCCTTTGGTTGATGAAAAGGGAGAGACAATAGGAAAAGCTACCCGTAAGGAGTGCCATAACGGATCGAAAATGTTACATCCGGTAGTGCACCTGCATATTTTCAATAAAGCAGGTGACCTCTACCTACAAAAGCGTTCGATAAACAAAGATATCCAACCCGGTAAATGGGATACAGCAGTAGGGGGGCATATTGACTACGGAGAGACGGTCGAAGATGCCCTTCACCGGGAAGTACGGGAAGAATTAGGGATAACAGATTTCATCCCGCAATTCATCACCCGTTATGTATTCGAATCGGCTATAGAAAAAGAGTTAGTCAACACCTACCGTACCATTTACGACGGTCCGGTCATCCCTGACCCTTCCGAACTGGACGGTGGACGTTTCTGGTCTCCTTCCGAAATCCTCGAAAATATGGGAAAAGGAATTTTCACACCCAACTTCGAAGATGAATATAAACGGTTATTCATGTAA
- a CDS encoding bifunctional 3-deoxy-7-phosphoheptulonate synthase/chorismate mutase type II, giving the protein MEMELESIMLPGIDPQRPIVIAGPCSAETEEQVMETARGIADKGIKLFRAGIWKPRTKPGGFEGIGAEGLQWLKRVKKETGMYVATEVATKDHVFEALKAGIDVLWIGARTTVNPFAVQEIADALKGVDVPVLIKNPVNPDLELWIGAFQRLYGAGIRRLGAIHRGFSSYDKKMYRNLPLWHIPIELRRRMPNLPIFCDPSHIGGKRELIAPLCQQAMDLSFDGLIIESHCNPDCAWSDASQQITPDVLDYVLNLLVIRDSNQTTENLAELRRQIDGIDEQLLELLAKRMRISREIGVYKKEHNMPILQSPRYSEILEKRSNMGEQMDLSTDFVKEILKEIHEESVRQQMIIMNEQ; this is encoded by the coding sequence ATGGAAATGGAATTAGAATCAATCATGTTACCCGGTATAGACCCGCAACGTCCTATTGTAATCGCCGGTCCGTGTAGCGCTGAGACAGAAGAGCAAGTAATGGAAACGGCCAGAGGAATCGCAGACAAAGGCATCAAGTTGTTCCGCGCAGGAATCTGGAAACCTCGTACCAAACCGGGTGGATTCGAAGGAATTGGTGCAGAAGGCTTGCAATGGTTGAAACGGGTAAAAAAGGAAACAGGTATGTATGTGGCTACCGAAGTGGCAACGAAAGACCATGTTTTCGAAGCATTGAAAGCAGGGATCGACGTGTTGTGGATCGGAGCCCGTACAACGGTTAATCCGTTCGCCGTACAGGAGATCGCCGATGCACTGAAAGGAGTAGATGTTCCTGTCTTGATCAAGAACCCGGTCAATCCGGATTTGGAACTGTGGATCGGAGCTTTCCAGCGTCTCTATGGTGCCGGTATCCGTCGTCTGGGAGCCATCCATCGCGGTTTCAGCTCTTATGATAAGAAGATGTACCGCAACCTCCCGCTCTGGCATATCCCCATCGAACTTCGTCGCCGCATGCCGAACCTGCCTATTTTCTGTGATCCGAGCCATATCGGAGGCAAACGCGAACTGATCGCTCCTCTCTGCCAGCAGGCTATGGACTTGAGTTTCGATGGTTTGATCATCGAATCGCATTGCAACCCCGATTGCGCTTGGAGCGACGCTTCACAGCAGATCACACCGGATGTATTGGATTACGTTCTGAATTTATTGGTTATCCGCGACTCCAACCAGACAACGGAAAACTTGGCTGAACTCCGCCGCCAGATCGATGGTATCGACGAACAACTACTGGAACTGCTGGCTAAACGTATGCGTATCTCCCGCGAGATCGGCGTGTACAAAAAAGAGCACAATATGCCAATCCTGCAATCACCGCGCTACAGCGAAATTCTGGAAAAGCGTTCCAATATGGGTGAACAGATGGATTTGAGTACGGACTTTGTAAAAGAAATCTTGAAAGAAATCCATGAAGAATCCGTCCGCCAGCAGATGATCATCATGAATGAACAATAA
- a CDS encoding DUF4833 domain-containing protein, whose translation MNNIIHFMARLSLLYSLLWSISIHAYAHSRDTDPNSTYPTPDRLFHIARSLNRNLVCYDANQTNGKLDTKEPIKVYWLNREMEPGKTNGLSFIQKKMAYGYKVVSITEHTCTITLTAYPEKKLTICREGDHFVCHVKIDNRQAILQSLYVKASPNNPLNVEYVELQGITTDTGVPVTEKVSK comes from the coding sequence ATGAACAACATCATCCACTTTATGGCAAGACTATCATTGCTATATTCCCTGTTATGGAGCATTTCCATTCACGCTTATGCACACAGCCGAGATACCGACCCAAACTCCACATATCCGACACCGGACCGTCTTTTCCACATTGCACGTAGCTTGAACCGCAACCTCGTCTGTTATGATGCCAACCAAACCAATGGCAAACTAGACACCAAAGAACCCATAAAAGTTTACTGGCTGAATCGAGAAATGGAACCGGGAAAAACTAACGGACTAAGTTTCATACAAAAAAAGATGGCCTACGGCTACAAAGTGGTTTCAATAACAGAACATACTTGCACGATTACCCTAACGGCTTATCCGGAAAAGAAACTGACGATCTGTAGGGAGGGAGATCACTTCGTCTGCCATGTCAAGATAGACAATCGGCAGGCTATCCTACAATCTTTGTATGTCAAGGCCAGCCCCAACAATCCGCTAAATGTGGAATACGTGGAACTGCAAGGCATAACAACCGATACTGGCGTCCCTGTTACGGAAAAGGTCAGCAAATAA
- a CDS encoding 4Fe-4S dicluster domain-containing protein — protein sequence MKKRNYLKGLRVLLAILFFVPILLFFVDFSGVLPDSVHRLLHLQLMPALLGGTVGLIVFQFLLALVFGRIYCSTICPAGVFQDIINRLFCIGKKKKKGSRRFTYHKPMNRLRYVLLVITAVMAVFGLSELCLLLDPYSNFGRIAASLFRPIVMWGNNLLADLLMKVDNYSLFHVTISTVTASGLIAATIALLVFIVMTVFRGRLFCNTICPVGALLSLFSRYSFFRITFDKEACTHCGNCEHTCKAEAIDSKNLTIDTSRCVDCFNCVSSCAKGGLRYRLQFPGMKQEETVDTQAVKELYSSQLTVANSRRTFLATSATIAASLPIASAIAEGGKGKMNRKGRKKWPPLTPPGSISLERFKDKCTGCQICVVRCPSQVLRPTGLEYGLDYMLKPRLAYISSYCNYECTVCSDVCPTGAIKPLTIEEKTTTQVGIATFFKGRCVVNTEEKDCGACAEHCPTQAVHMVPYKGTLTIPQINPDLCIGCGGCESICPVRPMRAIIVKSNVEHKFVEKPKEEEIKEIEVDDFGF from the coding sequence ATGAAGAAACGGAATTATCTAAAGGGATTGAGAGTTTTGCTCGCAATCCTCTTTTTTGTACCCATACTTTTGTTTTTCGTAGACTTTTCAGGAGTTTTACCGGATAGTGTACATCGTTTGCTGCATCTGCAACTGATGCCGGCCTTGTTGGGAGGAACGGTCGGTCTGATCGTGTTCCAATTCTTGCTGGCACTGGTATTCGGACGTATTTATTGTTCCACGATATGTCCGGCAGGCGTATTCCAGGATATCATCAACCGTCTATTTTGCATCGGTAAGAAAAAGAAGAAAGGAAGCCGTCGTTTTACTTACCACAAGCCGATGAACCGGCTACGCTACGTACTGCTGGTAATTACGGCAGTCATGGCTGTTTTCGGTCTTAGCGAGTTGTGCCTGCTCTTAGACCCGTACAGCAACTTCGGACGTATTGCGGCAAGTCTGTTCCGTCCGATCGTGATGTGGGGGAATAACCTACTCGCCGACCTGCTGATGAAAGTGGACAACTACTCGTTGTTCCATGTGACAATCAGTACCGTGACGGCTTCCGGTCTGATCGCAGCAACCATCGCATTGCTTGTTTTCATCGTCATGACTGTTTTCCGCGGACGATTGTTCTGTAATACGATCTGCCCTGTCGGAGCTTTGTTGAGTCTTTTCTCGCGCTACTCGTTCTTCCGTATAACTTTCGATAAGGAAGCCTGTACGCATTGCGGGAATTGCGAACATACCTGCAAGGCGGAAGCGATCGACAGCAAAAACCTGACGATCGATACATCCCGTTGCGTAGATTGTTTCAATTGTGTTTCTTCCTGTGCCAAAGGCGGCTTGCGGTATCGTCTGCAATTTCCGGGTATGAAACAGGAGGAAACAGTCGATACCCAAGCTGTAAAGGAATTATATTCCAGCCAACTGACAGTCGCCAACAGCCGCCGTACATTTCTGGCCACAAGTGCAACCATTGCCGCCTCGCTGCCGATCGCATCTGCGATTGCCGAAGGAGGAAAAGGGAAAATGAACAGAAAAGGCAGAAAGAAGTGGCCTCCCCTCACGCCTCCGGGTTCTATCAGTCTGGAACGTTTCAAAGACAAATGTACAGGATGCCAGATATGTGTCGTCCGCTGTCCGAGCCAGGTCTTGCGCCCGACAGGATTGGAATACGGTTTGGATTATATGTTGAAACCACGTCTGGCCTATATCAGCAGTTATTGCAACTACGAGTGCACAGTCTGTTCCGATGTATGCCCTACCGGTGCGATCAAACCTCTGACTATCGAAGAGAAGACAACGACACAGGTCGGCATTGCCACTTTCTTCAAAGGCCGTTGTGTTGTTAATACGGAAGAGAAAGACTGCGGTGCCTGTGCAGAACATTGCCCGACCCAGGCCGTACACATGGTTCCTTACAAAGGAACACTGACAATCCCGCAGATCAACCCTGACCTTTGTATCGGATGCGGCGGATGCGAATCGATCTGTCCGGTACGCCCAATGCGTGCCATCATCGTCAAATCGAACGTTGAGCACAAATTCGTCGAAAAGCCTAAAGAAGAGGAAATCAAAGAAATTGAGGTAGACGATTTCGGTTTCTGA
- a CDS encoding prephenate dehydrogenase — MKILILGAGKMGSFFTDLLSFEHEVAVLESDPKRMRFIYNALRLQKPEEVAEFKPELVINCVTLSYTIEAFKSVMPYLQPYCIISDIASVKTHLKEFYETCGFPYVSTHPMFGPTFANLGQLEKENTIIISEGDHLGKIFFKDIYSSLRLHICEYTFEEHDKVVAYSLGIPFASTMVFAATMKHQDAPGTTFKRHMKIARGLLSEDDYLLTEILFNPRTPHQIARIQEELDILQEIIKNKDSERMKEYLTKIRKNIE, encoded by the coding sequence ATGAAAATATTGATATTGGGTGCAGGGAAGATGGGATCTTTCTTCACCGATTTACTTAGTTTTGAACATGAAGTAGCCGTACTTGAGAGCGATCCGAAACGGATGCGTTTCATATACAACGCCCTTCGCCTACAGAAGCCGGAAGAAGTTGCCGAATTCAAACCCGAATTAGTCATCAATTGCGTGACACTAAGCTATACGATCGAAGCATTCAAGAGTGTCATGCCTTACCTGCAGCCATACTGTATCATCTCGGATATTGCATCGGTCAAGACACACCTGAAAGAATTTTACGAAACATGTGGCTTCCCGTATGTTTCTACCCACCCGATGTTTGGTCCGACATTCGCCAATTTGGGACAACTGGAGAAAGAAAATACGATCATTATCTCCGAAGGGGATCATCTGGGAAAAATATTCTTCAAAGATATCTATTCCAGCCTGCGCCTACATATCTGCGAATATACTTTCGAAGAACATGACAAAGTCGTGGCTTATTCGCTCGGTATTCCGTTTGCATCCACAATGGTATTCGCTGCCACGATGAAACACCAGGATGCTCCGGGTACAACTTTCAAACGTCACATGAAGATAGCCAGAGGCCTGCTTTCCGAAGACGACTATCTATTGACGGAAATCCTTTTCAACCCGCGCACACCTCATCAGATCGCACGCATTCAAGAGGAACTGGATATCTTGCAGGAAATTATCAAAAACAAAGATTCGGAAAGAATGAAAGAATACCTGACCAAGATCAGGAAGAATATCGAATAA
- a CDS encoding DUF362 domain-containing protein, which produces MKRRDFLKTSVVAGVALSLNFEGLQAALSSNTVAVEQAPDLVAVMGGEPAVMLDKALEALGGIGKYIKKGQKVVIKPNIGWDRTPELAGNTNPELIKALVKKCFEAGAEKVTVFDHTCDNWQKCYETSGIAAAVKEAGGIIMPGNDEKYFKEVDIPDGVTLKKAKIHESLIEADAWINVPILKNHGGAKLSCAMKNMMGIVWDRRFFHQNDLQQCIADICTWKKKPVLNIVDAYRMMHQNGPQGKSAADVATLKSMIVSPNIVAVDTAALALFNQVKKLDMAAVGHLSKGEALKLGSTDLKKINIKRIKI; this is translated from the coding sequence ATGAAACGTCGTGATTTCCTTAAGACCAGTGTTGTAGCAGGTGTAGCCTTATCTCTGAACTTTGAAGGATTACAGGCTGCTCTCTCCTCGAATACAGTAGCGGTAGAGCAAGCACCCGATCTGGTAGCAGTAATGGGCGGTGAACCGGCAGTCATGCTCGACAAAGCCTTAGAAGCGCTTGGCGGCATCGGCAAATATATCAAAAAAGGGCAGAAAGTCGTTATTAAGCCCAATATCGGCTGGGACCGTACACCGGAACTGGCCGGTAATACCAATCCTGAATTGATAAAGGCCCTCGTAAAGAAATGTTTCGAAGCTGGAGCCGAAAAGGTAACGGTATTCGACCACACGTGCGACAACTGGCAGAAATGTTACGAGACAAGCGGCATCGCCGCCGCCGTAAAAGAAGCAGGTGGTATCATCATGCCAGGCAACGACGAAAAATATTTCAAAGAAGTAGACATTCCCGACGGCGTGACACTGAAAAAAGCCAAGATACACGAGTCACTGATCGAAGCGGACGCCTGGATCAATGTTCCCATCCTGAAGAACCACGGAGGAGCCAAGCTGTCATGCGCAATGAAGAATATGATGGGGATCGTCTGGGACCGCCGCTTCTTCCACCAGAACGACTTGCAGCAATGTATCGCCGATATCTGTACCTGGAAGAAGAAACCGGTTCTGAACATCGTGGATGCCTACCGCATGATGCATCAGAACGGTCCGCAAGGAAAAAGTGCAGCTGACGTGGCTACGTTGAAATCGATGATTGTTTCTCCGAATATCGTCGCCGTCGATACGGCCGCCCTCGCTCTGTTCAACCAGGTAAAGAAATTGGATATGGCTGCCGTTGGACATTTGAGCAAAGGGGAAGCTCTTAAATTAGGTTCTACCGATCTGAAAAAAATAAACATCAAACGTATTAAGATCTGA